CGCCACAAATTTTGGCATTGAGTAAACCGTCATCATGAAGATTGCAATTGCACTAAGAACAAATTTGATTAATATTAATCTTCCTCCGTATGTCAAGCATCTGCCCATCCACCCTTGAAGTCTTGCCTCAAAGTTTTCAATGACAGCATCCCAAATTCTTCTACATCTGTATGAGGCCCCGACTGGCATTCCCAAGTAAGGTATAGGGAAATCTGTGATAGTGCACCCTAAACTCGAAACTACAGGCTGTTGACAATGAGTTTCGCCCATTCCAACAGCAGTGCTCTTGGCAGCATTGATACTTAAACCCGAGCACAGACGAAAGCAAATAAGGGAGGCACTAATGTAGTGAATTTGTTGAACAGAATCCGATGAAAATACTAGGGTATCATCCGCAAATAGTAAGTGAGACACTTGAGTTCCATTGTGGCGAACGCGAAAACCCTCATATAAACAATTTCCTTCCAGTTTGAAGATCATTTTGCTGAAAGCCTCCATGACCATAGTAAAGGTGACAAAGGGTCGCCTTGACGCAACCCTCTAGAGCATTTGAACATGTTTCCTGGACTCCCATTCAATAAAATTGAAAAACGCGGAGTTGATACACAAGTCTGAATCCATCTTCTTCACTTTATCCCAAAACCCATTCTTTGCATCACCTTGTCCAAAAAATCCTAGCTCACCTTATCGTAAGCTTTCTCAACATCTAGCTTGAAGACCCACCCTGGATTCTTAGACTTTCACCTTGAATCAATGCACTCATTTGCCATCAGAATACTGTCAAAAATCTGTAGTCCACCTTGATGATATCCCAGAAGTGAACATAGAACTCTACAGGAAAGCCATCTGGTCCCGGGGCTCCGTTCTTACCCATTTCGTTGATAGCCATCTTGACGTCTTCTTCGGTGATTGGACGTTCTAGACTTCGACAATCCTCCATATCGAGAGTAGTGAACTGCAATTCCTCCATGAAAGGTCTACTACGATCTTCTTCCTTGTACAACTCCTCATAGAAATGTTTCAAGTGATGTGATATTCTCCGCTTGTCCTCTGTTAACTCACCATCCACTTTTAAGCACCCTATGTTATTTAGTCTTCTTCTTCCATTTGCAAATTTATGAAAATAACTTGAATTTTTGTCTCCATCTTGAAGCCAATGATCTTTAGCTTTTTGCTTCTTTCTTTTATCTTCCAGTAAAGCCCACCCACAATAATCAGACTTCAAATTTACTCTCAAAATCCTAtcctctgctgttgttgtacCCTCCGCGTCCCTTTCATCCAAGTTTTTAATTTTTACTAACAACTCTTGCATAACCTGATCCACCCTCCCAAAACTTTCTTTGTTCCAAGTGTTCAAAAGATATTTAATAGCCATTAGTTTATTGCAAAATATGAACCCTGGATAACCCTAAAATTAAGATTTTCCCACCATTCCTTCATCAAATTTGGAAGTTCTTCATCCTCCAGCCACATTAGCTCGAACTTTTTCGGCCTTGGACCACTGTCGCCCATTTCAGTAGATAATAAGAGAGGAATATGATTTGACACAGGCCTCGGCTTTGCAATTTGAGTAGTACCTGGGAAGTAGTCGTCCCACTTTGAGTTCATCAAGAATATATCGATCCGAGTGCAAGTAGGAGGGTCCTGAAAATTAGACCAAGTGTACTTTTCCCCACATAACGGTAAATCAACAAGGTTAAAATCTGACATGAACTAGTTGAAATTCCGCATATCACGAGATAGAGTTCCCTGTCTATTCTTTTCTTCGAGAGTTGATATTACATTCCAGTCGCCACCAAGACACCCCGGAATATCCCAAATTCCCAACACTTCTCCTAGCTCCCTCCAAAGAATACACCTTTCTTTTCGATCATTAGGAGCGTAAACAAAAGATACAAAGAACTCAAAATTGTTTGCAGTACATCTAAACATACACGAGAGAGAGAAAATACCATGTAAACTGTCCACCATATCAAATTTATCTTCATCCCACATAATACATATCCCTCCTTTAGTGCCTTCAGATGGTTTGAAGCAAAATTTTGCGCTTTGCTTGTTCCAGATTTCCTTCCTTATCATTTCTGTTATATCTTCCAATTTTGTTTCTTGAAGCAACACTATGTCAGCATTCCATTTTGAGAGGACTGAGTTAACAATAATTCTCTTATTCACATCACCTAAACCCCTTAGATTCCAAGAAATAATTTTGTTCGTCATTTCAAACGACTTCCCTTAGCTTTCTCCCTCCGTTCCTCCATGGATCCCGATGGAGTAAGATAATTTAGCAGACTAGACAAACGGGATTTCTCCCTGGAAGCTCTAGGAGTTCAAACAATTTCGACTTCGCCATAACTCTCGTCTTGGGAGCCAAAATCTTCCTCTTCGTCACTCACTTCAGAATCTCCTTCTTTGTCCTGTAAAAGCAATTGAACTCCTTCTAAAGACTCATCTGATATTCCTCCTCCCACAAAATCCTTCTATTTTCTAGTGAAATTAGTTGAATTTTCATTGAGAAACGCTTCATTAAGAGCATTCATAATACTATCATGAATTACATCTTCTTTGCCCTTGACCGGTACCCCCATAAGACCTCCAACAACCTTAAAAGCCCTGCAAAGTTGCTCCTTTTCCCGTTTGAAATTTGCATCTCCCTCTATAAGCTGAAATTGTTTTCTTAAGGATTTTTCATTTGAAGATTGTTCACCTTTTGGGGCTTCTATTTCGAAAaaaacttcattttcttcttcttcttcttcctcggcAGCTGATGCCCAAAAATCATCGtcatttgagaaattagggtgtCTCTGAGCAAGAGGGATAACATCTAGGGGTTCATGGAATTGATCTTGGTTTTCTACCCTAGCAACTAGCATCATCTGTTCATTGCAATCCCTAAAAACATCCCCCTATAATTCTGTATGTTCTTTATTTGCGAAAAAAGAATTATCAGCACCATATGAACTAAAATCAGAGAAAGGGAGTTGAGCTCTATCGAAATAAATTGAACCACCTTGCTCAAGATGGGCTTCAGAAAGCTATTGTACCGTGCCAAGATGGACTTGGTCTTCTTCTACCAAAGGGCccttgtttttgttttgtgttaTCTGATCTTGGAGTTTGTCTGTCGAACTTACTCTGTCGTCAGCTATAAGATTGTCTGTCGACGATGCTCTGCCGTCAGCTACAATTACCCAATGTTTCTTCGAACCCTTGGATGTAGTTACGACCCCAGAGGCTGCCTCATCCTCCCCCATTTGTGTGGTTCTAGTGGTGCCAACATCTCCATCTTCTGTGTTCTTCTTGTTTCCTTAATGTCGTTTCTCTTTCtcaatttatttctctttttccttgcctTTTTCTTCTCATAATACGCATGTGACCGAGTTCTTTTATTTAGCTGATGGTCCTGCTGGCTCTTCCTCTTATCTATGTTTTCCTAAGTAATCACATCAGCGTCCCCTTTTTGGGCTACTAGTTGACTAGGCTGATGACTCTCATTCATGCCGTAAACCTTCTTTCCTCTGTCAAACTCTCTCTTCCCCACATGGGATGTACTATACGCCCTATCTTTATTCAGAACAACTTTATTGTCAATAACTTCTTTGCCCTTATCTTCCCCGTTACCAGAGTGGTATGCCGGCTTCAAATCAAGTACTACAATTCCCACCGTGAAAATCATACCCTCCTCATTCAATGTCACAATGTGTGGCAAATCATTGATACTGCTTTTGCAATTAAAAGAACCTTAATTCCTCCAAGCTCATTAAAGTCGATCTCAATGATTGAGACATGTTTTTTGAGAATTACTTCCATTGTATTTTTGGACCATAAGTGAAAAGGTACTCCAAGCAGAGATATCCATACCTTTTTGTCATTAATGGAAGAATTGATAGCATTTACTGATGGCCACCATCGGAAGAACTTGATTTCACCACTTAAGAAAGCAATGAATTTTTGGTTAATCAACATATCATGATCTTTAACCGATTTAATGAACAATACCCTCATATTCTCAGAAAAAGTACCGATCTTAAACTGTTCTTGAATATGGAAAGTCGCTTTAATACGATCTTCCACCATCCTCCACTCTAACGGTTTTGGCTCCACGGTACAAATGATAACTTCATCCCAATGATCAAAAGTTCTTTCTCTCCCTTCATACGAGATTTGTGGACCTTCTCTTGTTGCAACTGTTACATATGAAGTATTCCCACCTACTCCTTTGATTTTGACATTTCCTCCATGAGTATTCTGACTCCGCAACTCTGGCCATCCATTGTTAAGCTTCAAAGATTCAATTTTGTTTTTAGTCGCTCCCCGCCGGTGAAAATCCTCATATTTGTTAAAACCCATTTGCAGCAGACCTATAAAATTCCTCCATCCTTCCTGTCTATAACCTTCCGGGATCACCTGGTGATGAACCTTTTCACGACTATTACCGGTAAACCAATCAAGAGCAATATATTTCCCCCTGCTATTTCTTCTCTCAATCAATAATAGAGCAGATCCATGGCCTAAAGGAAATCTCCATTGATACGGCTTGTTTGTGCTTTGACCTCTAGATTTTGCTTccctgattgtattgagaagcCATAATGCTCCCTCGAATGAAATAACGCAAGAGTTTGTATATCCATTTGATCTCTCGATAATTGTAACTTTGTGTTTAATCTCTTTCCAGAACATACATACTTCAAAATTCTTATCCCCCACTTGAGCATAATATTTTGACATCCCTGAACCTTACCACAGATCGAACGCTCCAATAGAAAAGTGGAGATTTACCACCATGAATCCCACTGACCAAGTACTCTCGGACCTAAGGGGAAGGATCGATACCAGACCCGTCCTTAGTCGCCCGAAGGAGTCAATCAGCACACTCCAAAAAGACTCAGACCCAAGTGGAAAGAACAGCACCGCTGCCCCGTCCTTGGATGCCGGAGTTTCTAGGAGGCTGGATTCATGAAAAATTAAGTTTGTCCGTACTTTTTGTCACTTTCGGCTAGTTTTGGTACTACAGAGCATCTGAAGCTTCCGCTGACCTtgtatctctttttctttctttgcagGTAGAGGTAGTGGCTTGCTGTAAATTAGAGAAGAGAATCCAATCCCTTGGACGccattttttctttttcgacGATTTATACTTATTTCTCCCTGCAATTAACTTTAGATTCAGCACCGGTCAGAACCTGTAAATTCGTAAGTACGAAcaccaaaagaaaaaagaaaaaaatcaaaataatgatcgacaaatcttcttcttcttgttactAGTATTTGTAAGGGGAAATAATTCGGTTCTTTTAGATGATCCCaagaccttttttttttctttagtgcAAATTTTATTCATGTTAGAAAATTCTGCTGCTGCGCCATTCATTGACGACCAAGCAATTGTTGCAAGTAGCGATGAAGAGGAGTCGACTAATGGGGAAGGAGAAGATCCCTTTATAGTTTctaatgatgaacaagaagatgatgatgacaaGAGACATGGATACAGGCCTCATCCTTCGCTTTCTGATGGTGAAGAAGATATCGAAGAGATTGGGAGAAGAATTCAACAACGGTATCAAAgctatgatgaagaatttgatgaGGCAGATATCAATGATGTCGAGCAGCAATCTCGTTTTCCATCAGTTAAGGATTCCAAGTTGTGGACTGTGAAATGTGCGATTGGTCGTGAGCGAGAGGCAGCTTTTTGCCTTAAGCAGAAATGTGCCATTGATCAACCTGGGATGCATATAAGGTCTGCCATCGCTCTTGATTATCTCCAGAACTACATCTACGTCGAAGCTGATAAGGAGGCACATGTCAGAGAGGCTTGCAAAGGTCTCAAAATGTTAGATACCAGAAAAATAGTGCTTGTGCCAATTAAAGAAATGACTGATGTGGTTTCAGCAAAAGGCAAAGCCCTTGACATTGTGAAGGATATGTGGGTGCGGATAAAGATTGGGATATATAAAGGGGATATTGCAAAAGTTGTTAGTGTGCCTGATATGCGACAAATGGTTATGCTTAAGCTAATCCCAAGGGTTGATTTACAAGCTGTTGCTGACAAATCAGATGGTAGAAAAGTTTCGAAGAAGGCGATCATTCCGCCTCAACGTCTTGTGAATTCAGGTGAAGCAAGGAGCCTTAACATACCAGTAGACTCTAGGAGGGAACGAAGCACTGCAATTTCTTTCGATGTGATTGATGGGAAGACGTTTAAAgatggtttcctatataaaacagtATCGAAGAAATCAATTGAGTATCAAAATATTCAACCATCTTTCGATGAGCTTGAAAGATTTTGTGAGTCTGGTATGTCCACTTCAGTGGAAAACAGGAGAAAATTCCATTTTATGAAGGGTGATGCTGTTATTATTGTCAAAGGAGATCTCATAAATCTGATGGGATGCGTCGAGAAAGTGGAAGACGGTAACCTCCATATCAAACCAAATCGGAAGGACCTGCATACAACAATTGTGGTGAATGAAAATTATATTTCCAAATACTTCAAGCTTGGGGATCATGTGAAGGTCGTCTCTGGTGCTCATGAAGGTGCAACCGGTACTGTCATTAAGGTTAACAGTAATGTGCTCATTTTAGTATCTGATGCGACTAGGGAGGATATCAGTGTTTTTGCTGACAACGTTGTGGATAGCTCTGAAGTAGCTCCTGGAGCTACTACCAGAATTGGAGATTATGAATCACATGACCTTGTCATGCTTGCTGACATGAGCTTTGGGATGATTATACGATTAGAGAGTGAATCACTTCAAGTGCTGAAGGGAGATCCTGATAGACCTGTGGTTGCAGTAGTGAAGTTGAGGGAGATCAAATATAAGATAGATGATAGGAGGAATACTGCCAAAGATCGT
This is a stretch of genomic DNA from Papaver somniferum cultivar HN1 chromosome 1, ASM357369v1, whole genome shotgun sequence. It encodes these proteins:
- the LOC113351852 gene encoding putative transcription elongation factor SPT5 homolog 1, with protein sequence MLENSAAAPFIDDQAIVASSDEEESTNGEGEDPFIVSNDEQEDDDDKRHGYRPHPSLSDGEEDIEEIGRRIQQRYQSYDEEFDEADINDVEQQSRFPSVKDSKLWTVKCAIGREREAAFCLKQKCAIDQPGMHIRSAIALDYLQNYIYVEADKEAHVREACKGLKMLDTRKIVLVPIKEMTDVVSAKGKALDIVKDMWVRIKIGIYKGDIAKVVSVPDMRQMVMLKLIPRVDLQAVADKSDGRKVSKKAIIPPQRLVNSGEARSLNIPVDSRRERSTAISFDVIDGKTFKDGFLYKTVSKKSIEYQNIQPSFDELERFCESGMSTSVENRRKFHFMKGDAVIIVKGDLINLMGCVEKVEDGNLHIKPNRKDLHTTIVVNENYISKYFKLGDHVKVVSGAHEGATGTVIKVNSNVLILVSDATREDISVFADNVVDSSEVAPGATTRIGDYESHDLVMLADMSFGMIIRLESESLQVLKGDPDRPVVAVVKLREIKYKIDDRRNTAKDRSRNDVSVKDVVKILMGPCQGKQGSVEHIRGGILFINDRHHMEHSGFICVQAQSCIAIGGSNAKVSLPSRCATSRQTAYIPPSPRRYSTGPPLDSGVRDRGAAAGRGGRDKFVGSIVKIRLGNYKGCSGRVVSRNGQLVRVELESQMKTVAVKREDISVDAGVFTSSSEAPQQGIGSQTPMHRTQTPLHPYMTPMRDQGGETPVHSGMRTPMRHQAWNPYAISTC
- the LOC113351704 gene encoding uncharacterized protein LOC113351704 — protein: MEAFSKMIFKLEGNCLYEGFRVRHNGTQVSHLLFADDTLVFSSDSVQQIHYISASLICFRLCSGLSINAAKSTAVGMGETHCQQPVVSSLGCTITDFPIPYLGMPVGASYRCRRIWDAVIENFEARLQGWMGRCLTYGGRLILIKFVLSAIAIFMMTVYSMPKFVAKRLNGIM